The DNA region GAGTGTGAGCAACAAGATGCTGACGACAGTTCATGTAATGGACATCAGAGTCATTAATAACAAGGATTTTCTGAAAATGACACCTAGTACCTTTGGATTTAAGTTGCTTTACATTCATTCATGGTATGAAAGTGCAGTATATCTGAAAAAGAGCTCATCTGAATTAAAGTGAGTCATGTGAATAATGTTAAAGTCTCATTCAGTATCTGGACCACACAGTAGAAGCTCTAACAGCAATGCAGTCCATGGATGGGAAGTGAAAGCCCATGAGTGtcagtttattttctgtatgGATTTATGACCATGTTTAGCATGGTAAGTAATCATACCACATAATGTGGCTGTCTATAAAATGCCACAGCAACAGAAGTCTTCAATACCAAGCCCAAATTTCCAAATGTCCCTGCTTACCAGCAAATAGGACACTGACACAAAAAGCTGGTTAATATCAGTTCTAGTTGGATCACAACAGCAGCGAATCAATTCAACACAGCAGACATGTGCTAAGCTGTAAGATCAATCTCTGCCTGGATTCCTCCATTTTCAAAGTCctttctctgtctgtggaaCTAACACAGCACATGGTAGGTTTTATCTGAGACACCTCGAGACACCACACGCCAGCTTCTCTTAGTTCTAGAGTATATATAGACAgtgcagcagacagcagacCGGTGGTTTCACTGTTATCTTACCTGTTCAATAAGTATAATTTTGGCCTCTTTTACCTGTCATTCAAACCACCCATCCTCTCAGAATGGATTTGTACATTTTGACTTTGACTCTTGAACAAATACAGTCCAGAGTTTCCTAAACTCTCATAGAGACCATGTTTgattatgaaaaaaatcactcaAGTTTTAAGGTTTTATATTATTCTAAGAATAATATATAATTTAGAAAGCAATACTCTGTCTCATAGCCTCTTGGCCTGCaggtatttgtgtttgtgtgcatcacCACTCACTGCTCCTCCTGACATAAAGGCTGAAGGAGGTCTGCAGCTTGCTGATGTCATTGCGGACGTTGATTTCCAAGCAGTGAATGCCGGTTGAGGTGAAGGTGTGGTTCAGTCGTAGGATGTTTCCATACAGCCTGGTCAGCGTGCAGCTCCCCGTCGTGTCTGGAACACAGTCGGGCAGGAAACGCCAGCACACCCACAAAGGAggacttaacacacacacacacacacacacacacacacacacacacgtacaggaGAGAGGTGTCATAATGTTTTACCTGTATTGGTCAAGCATATTAAATTGTcaaatttcaaattaaattcttaAATATTAAAGAGGTGAAGAGATAAGATGATATTGACACTGAATATGTCAAATTCAAAGGATAACCTGTCTTTAAttgcaacaaacacaaaatttaAAAGTACAGCTTACCTTCCATCAACATGAAAAGCCAAAGTGGTGTTCTGAGACACCTCATAATCTGACGGCCCCTTCAGCTCGATGTTTTTAATGGCATCTACAAATTAATCACAGTTATTATCATCAAATTGTCACTGTCTTGGATTAGTTAAGACTCAattttatttggaaaaaataTAGCATACCTTTATATAAATCCATTTTGACAGTTAATATAGCAGTGTACATCTGATGGCACTCTAGTCTTTTGAGGGACTTTCTAGGATTAATTTCTAAGATAGGGGAGAGCGAGGTCAGTTGGGACATTTTTGTATTGACAGGTTTTTTAAAGTTCAACCCAAACGTGacacaattttattgaataaattctcctaaaaaaaaaaaattcaattgaaaaaaaaaaagtctaaagtTGCACACCTTACATTTATTcatagcctgagtgtcagactgaagctcccacaaccttcagtctgacatggctttcattgaaggcgatttacaagggggaggaaatttgatttttccctaaccaatcagtagaggtcgacgactcacccagaatctgacgtcattagtatccatgcctcggggatGCTGAAAACAAgtgagcattgcccgtttaaaatgtctctgttgtcgtgcacgcccagctgcatcgctgttaaatccagtttagcagcttccttaatttggttcTCCATTAACAcaagtagtggcgaaatacctcgatagcatcgttaatgtggtctgtaggatctgtagcggtcgccattgttgctatcctcaccagttacccaccagcgtacagcttgacatcagcgtggcgctgattggctaatcgctagacccgcccccaccccccgcgttcattggtccgtccagcgtttggacgagataaatcgcaaattcattaaagtatgccagaccagagatgcaagcctactcagttgaatgggcggggtctatggtctggaaccaggctaattTATTCACACATttcttaaagaaaaagaaaatatttgataaaaaaaaaaatcataaaattattttattttaataaattagtGGCATCTGGCTGTCCTCTGAGTCTTTCTTTTAGTGGCACCTATTAGCTCAATGTAGTTACCATAGGCTACATGTAGCCTATTGGCTATtgtattattttgaaaaaaaaaagaaacattaataacaacaacttgagagtttaaaaaaaaagtcaaatagtTGAATATGCTCAGGGCTTGACATGTAGGCCTATACAAAGTTAATGCATGTTTACACGCTACTTTAATTCAGCTTATCAGTTTAAATCTCTTAATTGATTAAAAGCGTCACTCAGTGACTTCACAGTGGGTCTTATCCAATTAGGAAAagcctttgtcttgtttttgtttactttttgttGATTTGTAATGAGATTGGAACTATATACAATCCAAGCCACCCCCGGGTTACTGTCTGAACTGTCCCAGTTATAGCAGACACACTTAACATGGACACCAGCATCAACTGATATGTCTGACAATCAGCTTTCCAATAATTTGATTTTTGTGTGTGGCATAACTAAACTGTATagtgaaagaaaaataacaaaagagcCTAAATTTAATTACACATTGTAGACTTCAATCATAGTCAGAGGGTCTCCACTTTGAGGTTGAAAGTGAAGAGGGCGTGGCTAGTATGACCATGGCAAATGGTACAGTTGCTGTCTAACTTGCTAAAAAAGCATTGTCCCAACTGTACTACTGTTCCAACTGACCCCGTTCTCCCCTACTGAAGGTGTAACATTTGACTGACACCATACTTTGGGGCCTCGTCATGTTCATTTTGACATTGTAAATTGTAAGgctaaatgaaaatttaaaatttaaaataaaaaaaaaaaaaactaaaatataaaactacAAACCGAGCACTTGGACATCCGTGGAGTAGACGTCAGTGATTGGAGGTGCAGATTTGGTCACATTCACTCCTACTTTAAGCCGCAGTGTGTAGTTCCCTGATGCTGAGTAATGATAGCGGACAACTGGCTCAGTCCCATGGATCACCTCTCtgcgtcaaaaaaaaaaaagtatgaaatGATAAAGGAAAGCATCCTGAACCTTTGTTTATATTTCAAACATGCAAAGTTCTCATACCCATTCCCTAAGTCCCACGTATAGGTGAACTTTGCCTTGCTGAAATCCTTCTGGGGATCAAAGAGTTGAAACATGGTCTCAGTGGGAACATCTGAAGCCAGTTCTCCTGTGTCCCGCACATACGTGGCATTTCCTTCCATCTGATAGAAAACCAACTTCCCAGCGATATTTTCTgtttgaaagaaagaaatggtTATGAAGCAATGATGCATGTAAGAAAAGTGTAAATGAGGAATGTTGGACGACCTACCTAATTCTGTCAAAGGGTCTGTTGTCTCGGCCACACCCAGGATGACCAGGAGAAGGAACATCAAGATCCATGTGACATTTCCTCTGTAAGCATACATCCCACAGATTAAATAAGGGATCAAGAAATGCCATTTAACTTAAATGTAATAGATGTTAGATTTTTGCCTACCTGTCCATATCTGCAGGTCCTCTCACAGGAGGGCCTCAAGTAGAAATAAAGTTAATCCTGGGAGCAGAGTGGTTAGTCATGTGGGGGATGTGTGGCTCCCTCTGACTGCCTCTGAGATTCAGAGCATGCAGATGAGAGCTGTACAGGCTTGAAATTGTCACCATGCGTTTCAATCATGTGGCTTTGCTACAACAATCAGCTTTTGAGTAGGAGGCTCTGCCACGGGTCACATATGTTAGTGATGTGGAGCATCTGTCCTAGATGTGGTgagtatttctgttttattttttaaacagaaaggaTGTCTAGTTCCAAATTTTGCTAAGGAAGGTAGAGGTGATATTGATGTCCACATGGTGGTGCTAACAACTCAAGAACTACCCAAAAGGCAGGTTATTCAAAGTGGCTGGTTACTGGTAGTATTCCTAAATTATGTTTAGATGAAGTTACCTGACTGATAACAGATAAATATGCACATCAGaaaccatggatggattactgaatgggcctaccaGGCATAGGCCCAGGAGCCAGGTGCAAAATGTTACTCAAATAAACACGTACAGACCAGGaagggactcaaaatgaccacaaacagacacaaaagacCACAAAATAATGCAAAGTCAAAGTAAAGAGACTCCAAAAGAActacaaaaacaaccaaaaagagacacaaatcaaccacgAAGAGACCCATTACCACAAAAGATGcataacaaccacaaagaaacacaaaccaaccacaatgtctgtttgtctttctcGTCTGTAGGAGAGGCGGTGGAGCCTTTCGTATATCAGGTACCCACTGTCTCATAACCCACCCATGATAGAAACATTTCTTGTCGGCCTATATTCAGATTTGATTCTAAATGTCTCCCCCTTTCTCTTACATATACAGTAgcctaaataaaaaacaaagagaattGTATGTATtaagatatttaaaatataGTCCTAGTGAATAAAACCAAGCAGGTACATTTCATTATGTATTTTGTCCGGCTGAAATATCAAAGCTATGCTTGTATCAAAAGTTGGATTACCAATTAGGAATAGTGAGCAACTGTCTCGGGGCTCCCTACCTGCAGGGGCCCCAAAAGACCCtaattcttttttgtttgtggtcatttgatTAATTGCAAAATTGTCTGAATAATGAATATGCATAACAAGGTTGTACTATCAAGTGAAATGGGGTCTTGCATTATTAATTATTCTTGAAGCCTTAGAGAATGGTCCTCGTGCTACTTTTCATTAAAATGATCCCAGTTCCACACAATTAGCTGTATGGATTtaaaaattttgaaaataaataagtaaaataaaagaaaattgcaCTAGTGTCTCACTGATACTCTGTATTGGCAAGTAACCTTAGTTTAGGTATCAGAATTGGTGTTGAGAGAGAAACACGGAAGAAAAACTGTTTGCCCTCTGGCTCCTGACCACATTAATCCAGTCTGTTTGCATACACATATACAATATGTTTCCAACAACACCTGTGAGGATGAGAACTGTGCTATGTTTTTTGGCCATCCTTGAGTACAGGCTACACAATATGATAATACTTTGCAATGAGAATTATCATGTAGTTTTACTCCGGTCATGATATGTGATGCCTTTAAGTCTCAAAAAATCAGGCTGGTGATGATACTCTAATGGCCTTTTAACGAATGAAGTCACCCCAGCAGGCCATGGACAGCCATGCTTTACATtaaaagccaaaccatgttgcCAAAATTACCTTTCCCCCAACTTTCTAAAGCAATATGGTCTTTTTTTACTTCGCTTAATATGATACAAATGTCATCAAGTTGCGTAAGAACAGCATGTGAAAAACAACATATGGCCCATTTGACTCAGTGGTGGAAATCATATTTACCCATGTACTGGACTTAAAATACAATTTCTAAGGTTCATGTAGGCCTATCTTACATAGAATCCATATAATTATGATTTCTCCTTTTACTCCATTGCGTTTCAGAGAGCATTTTATACATCATTGTAGTATTTGAGAGCTACAgctagttactttacagattaagatttaaaatacaaaacatgtgAGGAGTTCATATGGTATTGCTAAATGCTGTTATCATGTTGCATCAGATTAATAACACTAAatcataaaacaataataataataacaataacaacaataataataacaataataacaacaataatattgTTATTTTACTTAAACGAAGGGATCTGAACAGGCAGTATAACCTCCACCACTACAGAGACTGCATTACAGTACAATCATTTGCATCACAGCGCCCTCTTGAGGCCGACTGGCGCACTTCATCTTAACACCAGACCATGAGCCAAAATGATTCGTGCCTTTAAAAGACGTTTTTATATCGGACATGTAGAGACACACAGTCTCATAAACTTTTTCATTCTACCACGCGCAGAACTTGCGCAACACCTATCGTGACGTCACGCCTCGCTCCCTCCCCTCATGCTCCCCCCGCCCTCCCCATCAGCAGCCACCGCACGGGGAAGTCTCTtggtgtcagtcagtcagtcagtcagtgcgCGCCACCGGCTGCTGAGCGTCTCTCTGCCCGCATGTACGGAGTGAGGGTACAGACAAGGAGCAGGGCCGGCTGTGGGATTTAATATTCGGATTGAGTGAGCACCTGGATTATCCAACACAccgtttttattttctttcgttgttgttttttatttgtatttgtttttaattccgACTTCTGGGTTTGAGAAACAACCTGTCATCATGTCTCGGGCTCCGGATGATGTGAGCAAGCTCACAGAAAGTACATACAAGGTGAGTGAAGTTTGATTGCATATAGGGACACACAGTAATCGACAAGTGATGGATATGATGTCTGGGTTGTGATAAAGGCTGGGGGGGGGTCAGCTTTTATAAAATGGGTTAAGAGTCAGGTTTGTCACAGAGATAGcaatactatatatatatttttaattatagTGTGCTTGTGCTTTTATTATATATCTTTCTGCtttcacactgtaaaaaatcaTTTGATTGAGCACCTGAAACTTTCTGTAGTTGTTCAAAAGGGCTATAAAGTATGTTTGTACTCTGATAACAGTTTATAAAGtccaataacaacaacaaaaagtcaaTATTTTATTATCAAAAGATGCATAAAACACAGCAAACCACAGAGCAGTCAAAGCCCCctattctgtctgtctgacatgTGATGAAACTAAATAAAGTTTTTCCCATCAATCCAACCTGTTGTGGCTTGCCATGACATGATTTGATCAATAAATATAGGTTTTATCTTGAGTACCCAAGATTAATCTAATCAAGTCCACACTGCTGCCACTCAGttgtgataaacagctgatagTGTGTAAGGGTGTGTGGGGCTGTGTTTCTGTCCCTGTGAGGACCACATGTCATTAAAATCCTAAAGAAACAAGTTAAGAGTATAGTTAGTGGGTTTATAAAACAATATGGGGCTGGGTTTGATTGTAGAATTAGGTTTAAATACTAGTTTGTGTCCTCCCTGGATTAGGaatacaaagtgtgtgtgtgttgtgtgtatcagtgtgtgttcagagagTCACACCAGTGGTTTACAGTGTGCCACAGTTTCagctgggagagagagagacagagagagaaagaaaacaaggaaacctgtttcccttttctctctcctcctctgctctgttcttcATGTAAAATCATACCTGCTCCTTCATTGTTCTATTGAGGGCGTGCCAGGGGAATAGAGACAGGGAGGTGAACAGCACTTGATTGTTGAGGCGTTTcaatagagagagacagagagggagagagcgggGGCTGGGGCTGGGAGAGTGATGAGGTCCATGCCGCAAATAGCTGCAACTTTGTGTGGGACTTTGCTCTTTTGAGGGAGTTGTAAAGCACACGTGAGGGGTCAAGTTAAAGATTGAAAGTTTTATTGTTCTCACATGGTGGTATTAATAGAGCTATGGCATAAACACTTGCACTTGTTTTCATGTATTTCTCCTCTCCGCCCACTCCCACAAAAATAGCCTCATGAGTTTATTATTCACGAcaggtccttttttttttttttttaaagaaaattagAGATGTTTGTGAGTGTGCGAATGAGAATGTGACTGGTTAAACTATATGATTAGATCAGGAATGGAGCAGTTGTGATTGTTTATCTCCTGCTCTTTGTTCCAGAATGTGATGGAGCAGTTCAACCCAGGCCTGAGGAACCTGGTCAACCTCGGGAAAAGCTATGAGAAAGCAGTCACAGGTAAACATGTAGCATGATCCCTAATGATCTATAAGTCTAAtcaaaaagtttgtttttaataaaatttCACCAGTGCACAATATCATCCAGCAAGTCTCCTTGTCAATAACTCGGtgatgtttgtctgtctccCCATGCAGTGATGACTCTTGCTGGGAAGGCCTATTTTGATGCAGTCTCAAAGGTCGGAGAGAACGCTATTGTGTCTCCAGTCTCCAGAGAGCTTGGTGAGTTTCATGCCTGTCCAGGTTAAAACCACCCACAGTGAGTGAACTCCCAAGGGAGTCTGACTGATATCCATATTTGAATGTCCCTGTGGTGAGAGCTTGAAGACGATAATGATTCATCACCTTCATTTCTGTTGAAATGTGCTTAGaggaaaagtttgacatttttgaaagtatgcttattcactttcttgctgaggGCTGGACATGATAATCGACTCCACTCTCCTGTCTGTACGGCAAATTTAAAGATAGAGCTAGCAGCaggctagcttagcttagtacaaagactggaaacatggggaaacagctagcttggaTCTCGttgaaggtaacaaaatccgCCCACCATCccctctaaagctcacttatCAACATGATATGTCTCATTTGTTTATGTGCTACAAAAACctaagtggaaaaaaacaatttgtggtTTTGCAGTATGTTATATTTCCGAGTATAGACCaaatcactgtgatgtcatgctAACAACAATAGTTACTTCGGCGTTGACAACTTGACAACGTGAAATctgcaaacttgtttatttctgtcatcattttcagtcacaaatttaacatttaaacatgtaTAATTAAACACATCAGTCCAACCTATCTGGTatttctgctgtgctttttATGTACGTTACTGCTTTGCTAGCACCTTTGCTAACCAAAGCTACTAGcacagaagctaaacaatgtactgctgtggacaggggccaCAATATGATTTGGCCACCTTAAAAGCCAATATCAGtctaagtgtacactatattttgaatattttcattgctttacaTTGTACACTAagtgatcgaggcagtggtagaccagcaactcctgtgttctgcgaAGTAAAATTACCGTTTTtgccaatggagtctggtggctttaataTAACGGCTTTAGTTATCCGTTGGAAATTGTTGTCTGAAGGTAACGTAAAGCcaagaaaatattctaaatatagcatatacTTCAACAGATATTAATCTTTATAGGTGGAccttttttaattaattgaGGCAGCATTTAATCTACATGACGCAGGGGGGTTCTACCTGGaaattactgtaaaacaaacactgtgattcaGTCTATTTCTTGGCCAGGAGCAGTGACGTCTTGAAGGTAACCTGGCAACCTTACTGTGAAGACTCCCGGAAGTCACTGCTCCTGGCCAAGAAATAGCCCTGTGTCATACAaagtaaataaatgcaaaataatgtcTTAATTAGTGAGGgttagtctttatgctaagcttaGCTAACGTACTGTAGCCTTATGTGCatcacatagacacacacacagagtggtttcaatcttcttatctaactcttggcaagaaagtaaataagtgtatttcccaaaatgtctaaTTTATTCACCATGAAATGATGAAAGTGACTTTTTCACTCACATCACTACCCTTATTTCACCCAAACATCTCACCAAATAATGGCAGCTGGACACTTTTCCTATACAAATTTATCATGGTGGCATATTTTGCCTGCATGCAACAACCATTTCAAATGCAAGTATATCATTCAAACatctggaattttttttttttttaattgaaccCTTGTTGCACAGTAGCAGCAGAAATTCATTACCGTCTGCTCTCTACCTCTCTCTGATTGAAGTGCTTCCTCTGTCCCTTTTCTGAGGCTGCAATCAAGCTTTTACTGGTTGTTTTTCATCCATCCTGTGACTCATCTCCAATTATCCTATTAGTGCTGAAATTCGGAGCTGACCTACTTTGTCCAGGGGTCCTCATTCTGTGCTATTACGGTTCATCAAGTTAGTTGTTTTCTTATTCTGCTGCGTCACTCCCTAATGCAGGGGTTAACAAATTGGCCTCATGTACGCTCAGGTTGATGTGACGGGCACAGAATCAGAGCAGGGCAGCGAAAATGGAAAGATAATGCTCTGTCATTTAGCCCGAGGTCTTTCAAAAGGAAAATTGTGACCACAGTGAACATCACGTGactaagtctttttttttttttagatgtggCATTTGCATTGCTTCGAGTAATAAACAATATTTGATGAAATGTCAGACTAGGTGAGATGATGTTCACAGAGCTGTCACTGTGTGAAAGAGACAAGATTAGTCCTGTCTGTCACGTTTGGTGAAAATGTAAATAAGGGAATAAGGAAGTTAGTATAATTCCAAGGCAGCGTAGCTGAACATCAGCGCAGTGTCAGTGTCTGAAAATGAAGAGAATGGAGAATATGTTTCGCAATGCTAAATGGATCCAGTGTTGCCAAAACATTCAGACACCCAGATATTACTTTTACTCCGTCAGTCAGAACAATTTTCTGCCTATTTTTCTATTAAGATTCTATTCATTTCTTGCACATTTTTCTAAAACGTACAATAATAACATGTAAACAGAGCAGGCTTTCATGTGTAGATACACAGGTTAGActttgtgatgttaaaaaaagcTTTCTAACTAGCCATTATGATACCAACAATATAGGCTAAACGTATAATACCCCTCTAGCTGCATATTAGTGAAACAACCTCCATACTCTGCTATCACGCAATGTTGGTCGAGTTTGTCGGGCCACACCTGTCACTTAACAATGCAAGTACATCAACGCTTCATTAAATAATATGTTCATACACGGTCAGACGGTGACATTTTCACTCCATGCCACAAACAATCAGGTGAAACAACTTCATAAATGCCGTATGCTTTGCCGTCTTTACTTTTGAATGTGGAAATTTTGCAGCTGTACTGTTGATGTTTATGTGCTTCTACAGCTTATTTTAgtgcaaaaaaatcaaaatgaaggaggacaaacagacaaaactgaTGATTACAGATTGAAGTGATTATCTGGTTCTAATCTTAAAATCCATCTCAACATTAAAATCACTTCCAGTAAAAAGGCACATGTCTTGAACCCCCAGCTCGACCGTCATTCCTTGACTGCCTGGAATGGACGACAGCGAGACAGTGTGAATTCTCTCACACATTGCAGCAAGCAGAGTAGCAAACATGCTGAACaaatagacagacagaggaggctGTCTTCCCACCACTGATCCTCCTCAGCCCCCTGTTTTCTCCATCTGCCTCACCAAAACCCCGCTGCCGCTCTTTACTGTTTGTCTGTGGAGGTTTAAACCTTATGGAAAAATGATCAC from Epinephelus fuscoguttatus linkage group LG20, E.fuscoguttatus.final_Chr_v1 includes:
- the tmem130 gene encoding transmembrane protein 130; protein product: MDRGNVTWILMFLLLVILGVAETTDPLTELENIAGKLVFYQMEGNATYVRDTGELASDVPTETMFQLFDPQKDFSKAKFTYTWDLGNGEVIHGTEPVVRYHYSASGNYTLRLKVGVNVTKSAPPITDVYSTDVQVLDAIKNIELKGPSDYEVSQNTTLAFHVDGSPPLWVCWRFLPDCVPDTTGSCTLTRLYGNILRLNHTFTSTGIHCLEINVRNDISKLQTSFSLYVRRSSNTHMFFILSCAAILVATFSFITVIACHPRHHNRSQVVTSSNALFLKKQDSEGQSKILLNFSNLERGEKEPLLMQYGSQYSS